A window of the Cicer arietinum cultivar CDC Frontier isolate Library 1 chromosome 6, Cicar.CDCFrontier_v2.0, whole genome shotgun sequence genome harbors these coding sequences:
- the LOC101507830 gene encoding LIM domain-containing protein WLIM2b-like isoform X2: MEGVLYCKPHYEQLFKETGTFKKNFTSPAKLADKTTPELTRSPSKAASMFSGTQDKCATCGKTAYPLEKVTVESQAYHKSCFKCSHGGCPITPSNYAALEGILYCKHHFSQLFKEKGSYNHLIKSASIKRAATSVPES, translated from the exons ATGGAAGGTGTTCTTTACTGTAAGCCTCATTATGAGCAGCTCTTCAAGGAGACTGGCACCTTCAAGAAGAACTTCACGTCAC CTGCAAAGTTAGCTGACAAGACAACTCCTGAGCTG ACAAGGTCCCCTAGTAAAGCTGCAAGCATGTTTTCTGGGACACAAGACAAGTGTGCCACATGTGGCAAAACTGCTTATCCGTTGGAGAAG gtaaCGGTGGAAAGCCAGGCCTATCACAAATCATGTTTCAAGTGTTCACATGGTGGTTGTCCTATAACTCCATCAAATTATGCAGCCCTTGAGGGAATTTTGTATTGCAAGCACCATTTCTCTCAGCTTTTTAAGGAGAAAGGTAGTTATAATCATCTTATCAAGTCTGCATCAATCAAGCGTGCAGCAACATCCGTTCCAGAATCTTGA
- the LOC101507830 gene encoding LIM domain-containing protein WLIM2b-like isoform X1, whose amino-acid sequence MSFIGTQQKCKACEKTVYPVDQLSADGTSYHKACFRCSHCKGTLKLSSYSSMEGVLYCKPHYEQLFKETGTFKKNFTSPAKLADKTTPELTRSPSKAASMFSGTQDKCATCGKTAYPLEKVTVESQAYHKSCFKCSHGGCPITPSNYAALEGILYCKHHFSQLFKEKGSYNHLIKSASIKRAATSVPES is encoded by the exons ATGTCTTTCATTGGTACTCAACAAAAGTGTAAGGCTTGTGAGAAAACTGTTTATCCCGTTGATCAGCTTTCTGCTGATGGCACTTCTTACCATAAAGCTTGTTTCAGATGCTCTCACTGCAAAGGAACTTTAAAG CTGAGCAGCTATTCCTCAATGGAAGGTGTTCTTTACTGTAAGCCTCATTATGAGCAGCTCTTCAAGGAGACTGGCACCTTCAAGAAGAACTTCACGTCAC CTGCAAAGTTAGCTGACAAGACAACTCCTGAGCTG ACAAGGTCCCCTAGTAAAGCTGCAAGCATGTTTTCTGGGACACAAGACAAGTGTGCCACATGTGGCAAAACTGCTTATCCGTTGGAGAAG gtaaCGGTGGAAAGCCAGGCCTATCACAAATCATGTTTCAAGTGTTCACATGGTGGTTGTCCTATAACTCCATCAAATTATGCAGCCCTTGAGGGAATTTTGTATTGCAAGCACCATTTCTCTCAGCTTTTTAAGGAGAAAGGTAGTTATAATCATCTTATCAAGTCTGCATCAATCAAGCGTGCAGCAACATCCGTTCCAGAATCTTGA
- the LOC101508884 gene encoding uncharacterized protein At2g39920 isoform X1 produces the protein MEQQYSAVSLSDDSDTSSHYRPESAFYMTSFTATIFLASLVTLGVLLITLLVSLAIMLQSCQSENPGATELANLNDYYSHCRVHSLHAQLNSLEEYDLPNICRDLTIHYIKGGQYAIDLNLTVSMIDDYFKSLRPSDNGLDVVLIDIDDIVPPNPYSFYLYHRSHNDSISNCMKEAKDVKLMFVLRLYMKLQTDGWSIILLSRESQIYQNVTINHLVSAGFSDWSSLMMRAEDSDSTKWNEYFSRQRSVMQKNGFNIRGIISSHFDALTGPDTGTRNFLLPDLLCMSQI, from the exons ATGGAGCAACAGTACTCTGCAGTTAGTCTTTCAGATGATTCTG ATACATCAAGCCATTATAGGCCAGAATCAGCATTCTACATGACATCTTTTACAGCAACAATCTTTCTTGCTTCACTTGTGACTCTTGgagttttattaattactttgcTGGTTTCCTTGGCGATTATGCTGCAATCATGTCAAAGTGAAAATCCCGGAGCTACTGAACTTGCGAATTTAAATGATTACTACAGTCATTGCAGGGTGCATTCTCTGCATGCTCAGCTCAATAGCTTAGAAGAATATGATCTTCCAAACATATGTAGAGATTTGACTATACATTATATCAAAGGAGGTCAATATGCTATAGACTTGAATTTAACTGTGTCTATGATTGATGATTACTTCAAGAGTCTGAGACCTTCAGATAATGGTTTGGATGTGGTGTTGATTGACATAGATGACATTGTTCCTCCAAATCCTTATTCTTTTTACTTGTATCACAG GTCTCATAATGACAGCATTAGTAACTGTATGAAAGAAGCAAAAGATGTAAAGCTCatgtttgttttaagattatACATGAAGCTTCAAACTGATGGATGGtctataattttgttatcaagAGAATCTCAAATATACCAAAATGTCACCATTAACCATCTTGTTTCTGCAGGATTTAGTGATTGGTCTTCCTTGATGATGAG AGCAGAAGATTCAGATTCTACCAAATGGAATGAGTATTTTTCTAGGCAAAGAAGTGTGATGCAGAAAAATGGCTTCAACATAAGAGGCATTATAAGCAGCCATTTCGATGCGTTGACCGGTCCAGATACTGGAACACGAAATTTTCTGCTTCCAGACCTTTTATGTATGTCACAAATTTGA
- the LOC101508884 gene encoding uncharacterized protein At2g39920 isoform X2, translated as MEQQYSAVSLSDDSDTSSHYRPESAFYMTSFTATIFLASLVTLGVLLITLLVSLAIMLQSCQSENPGATELANLNDYYSHCRVHSLHAQLNSLEEYDLPNICRDLTIHYIKGGQYAIDLNLTVSMIDDYFKSLRPSDNGLDVVLIDIDDIVPPNPYSFYLYHRSHNDSISNCMKEAKDVKLMFVLRLYMKLQTDGWSIILLSRESQIYQNVTINHLVSAGFSDWSSLMMRRFRFYQME; from the exons ATGGAGCAACAGTACTCTGCAGTTAGTCTTTCAGATGATTCTG ATACATCAAGCCATTATAGGCCAGAATCAGCATTCTACATGACATCTTTTACAGCAACAATCTTTCTTGCTTCACTTGTGACTCTTGgagttttattaattactttgcTGGTTTCCTTGGCGATTATGCTGCAATCATGTCAAAGTGAAAATCCCGGAGCTACTGAACTTGCGAATTTAAATGATTACTACAGTCATTGCAGGGTGCATTCTCTGCATGCTCAGCTCAATAGCTTAGAAGAATATGATCTTCCAAACATATGTAGAGATTTGACTATACATTATATCAAAGGAGGTCAATATGCTATAGACTTGAATTTAACTGTGTCTATGATTGATGATTACTTCAAGAGTCTGAGACCTTCAGATAATGGTTTGGATGTGGTGTTGATTGACATAGATGACATTGTTCCTCCAAATCCTTATTCTTTTTACTTGTATCACAG GTCTCATAATGACAGCATTAGTAACTGTATGAAAGAAGCAAAAGATGTAAAGCTCatgtttgttttaagattatACATGAAGCTTCAAACTGATGGATGGtctataattttgttatcaagAGAATCTCAAATATACCAAAATGTCACCATTAACCATCTTGTTTCTGCAGGATTTAGTGATTGGTCTTCCTTGATGATGAG AAGATTCAGATTCTACCAAATGGAATGA